In Sesamum indicum cultivar Zhongzhi No. 13 linkage group LG8, S_indicum_v1.0, whole genome shotgun sequence, the sequence ctacatggtatcagagccatgtTGTTGAAGTTGAGTTGAATAATTCAGCAGTACTTTATTCCTCTGTTTAATATGcagtatttatttgataataatagtagtCATGTTAAGAATGCTAGGAAAGAGGAGTATGAACTCACAAGGAACTTACATCAACTAAATAAATGGACCATTCCTAAAGTAAATcctagattaatttataatttcaaaagatttgATTTCTGGAAAACTAAACAGGTAGTAAAAACTACTGAAGAATCTATTTCTTttgataatgaagaaaaagtaataaaacttTTGGATTCCATGGATAAGGCATTACCAAGAAGAGTATAAATTTCTACATATTGGTCTTGTTCAAATAGCCTTTAAGCCTCTAACATTAGAAGGCTTACCAAAAAGCTTTTTAGCTGCCCTAAGAGATGCCAGGAATTTAGACTGGAAGAAATCTCTAATAGGAATAATTCAATCTAGTCTAGCCCATGGTccagtattttttaatgtttatccAATTCTACAGTTATCAATGTCTGATGTGAATATACTTGATGCACTAACGTTAAATGCTAAAACCcatggatataattatacacctGGATCAGAATTACTATGTATATGTTATAGAATTTACTATAAACTTCTCCATACACTTAATTCTAATTGTAAGACACAAGATAATAAAACTCTTGAACAAAGAGTATTCTTTGAAACGAATTTACAGAATTCAAGGATTAATACTAGGAGACAAATAAAATGGAGCGAAGTAGAGTTTCCAGAACATTGGGTGATTGAGAAGGAGGTCCCCATTAAAAGTAATACTGAAAGTATgtacacaaatatattacaaaatccaGAAGGAAAtgtcataataaattttgttaatcagttaaaatatttaaaaagttgctCTTCAAGATATTCTAATATGTCTTATATATCACCAATAGAGGTAACAACCCCATCTAGAGCATTCACATCCCAAATCAGAGAAGAGATTAATAGCTCAAATTATGATAAGGTCGAAGAAATAAGGAtacaatcaaataatattgttaaaggAGTATATAAGGATCCTAAactaaatgaagaattaactTCATAAACGGActtttgtttataaatgaatacaaATGATGATAAAGAGTGGGTCGTTTTTTGCCATTGACAGATGATAAAGAGTGGGtcgttttttcaaaatacctaGTTGGTATAAACCTTCTTTAATATAGTTAATATCTACTCCACTGTCAATAAGAGCAGTAAATGTTTtcctaaaattgttatttattaaaagatcAATTTTAACATTCCATTTTTTACTAGTGACTATTTCTAAAGTCGATAGAAAATCTTCCTcgtatttttcttctcctaTTTCATTATTCTTGCTAATTTCAATCCTCCCAAGTCTATTAGTAAGAGActgattgtattttttaatattctttatatcttattttaacttttctacttcaattttgagatCCTCCACAGTAGAGGAGTTATCTCTAATAGTATGCTTTTCATTAAGCAATTTCTTGACTTCAGCTATTGTATAtggttcaaaaaatttattaatagttCTATCATAAACTGGGTTAGGCCCAGATGTGGAggcattattattattatcaattttacttAGAATAATGTCCCTAACTTCAGGATCCTTTATTTCCCTAAGTAgtttaataatatgattatcaaTGAGAACATTTATTTATcccatttctttaaattttgccATTAATTCGTAGAATTCTTGATGTGAATTTTATTCCTGCCTACATGAACAAGAAGGCTCTTTTTCTTCAGATTCAGAAGTGGTtgatgaatattcaaaattttcttcgatatttttaagttcacTTTGCTCCTcagattcttctttttctgaaaatattacattaagtattttttgtttatcctcttcttgtaaattaagattattttttttttttcaattttctagcctttttgtttctgcatCTATTTGCAAGATGATCTGTTTCTCCACAAACATAgcatcttcttattttctttgtgatGTTATTTTTAGCcttccattcattttttctagccaagtctttttctttatttatttcttttctaaattttttctttttgtaccTCTTCTCCTTAAACCTCGAAGTCCTATTCCtagagattttttatttatcagaTGGTTTCATTTCCATCCCAAATTGAGCACAAAACTGTCCTAATTAGCTTTTCCCTGTTAagttttgtcttttaatttgtttatttaatctaatttcattgcataaatttaatcCTTCCTGGATGCAGGTTCCAATTAACTTCCCATAAGTATATTGACTATAATTAATGTGCAGGTCTCCTTTTCTTAGGACATTCTGCAAAAAGATGAGGGAGACCATCTATAAATTTAGACTTCCAATGAGCATCATTTGACCCTGGGAGTTCCATAACTCTAATAAGGAATACATCTTTGTACCATCGAAATGAAGTTaatgttttacattttaaattctgtAGAAGTGTTCAAATATTCTCACTATTATCTGACCATCTACCTGTAAAATGCTCAACGATGTTTGTGGCTAATGTATAAACTGCTTTCTCTTCtgagatattattttaattttcattgtatttaatatttcaccTTTATCAGTTTGGCTGAAATAATTATTCCACCATCCCTTTAATTGGTCAGTCAATCCTGCTATAATCATTTTAGCAATAGCTTTATCGGAATTATTATTTCCTTTACATATAGTACTATACATCATCATTCTATGATAGTATTACAAATCTGTCTTTCTGTAAATCCATCAATGTTAcattcataaatttgttttccattataactattttggtcaattatctctttttcttcataaaagACATCTTGGGGTGTTGGTCTAGGATAATAGAATTTGGTTTGTATTGGCTTCCTAgcaaatttttctaatttgttaatttcctCCCTGAATTCATCCTGAGGATCTCTGTCATTATGTAgggtatttaattttaaagttttaattttttgatctaATAGCTTTTCTAGGTCTCCTAtaggttttaatttaaaatctataatatCCGGGGTGGTTGAATTGAGGGTCTTGTGATAATTTCTCCTCTTGTTTCTTCAACTAATGTCTTATTTGAGTTGATTTCTCTCTGCCAATTCCTTTGCCGTTCTATAATCTTATCTATCTTATTATTGAATTCCATAATGTGTTTTCCTATAACATTTAAAGTATAAATTGgcataattttgcttttttaataactCATTTATTTCTGTTATTGTAACCATTAAGGTGTcatcttcaattaatttagaaaatgctttaaaattaatctctATTTCATTAGAATTCATTTTGAAAGGCTGTTGAGGGGAAAAGACATTATTTAGGATTTTTCCGTTTTCtaggaaatattttctctctaacacatttaaatattgttttgaatatttggttataaacCATGGAACAAAGGTAACTTTCTTATTTCATATAGATAGTTCCTTAtagaattgatttgaaatttcattttgtttatcaggtgggaaatttttaaaaaatcatttttaaaaggGTTCCCatcttttttcagaaaattctcccttaatttcttttctagtCAGGGATCCAAGACTAAAATCGAttatgtttgtataattttcaaatggaaTTTCATAGGCAATTATATCATGtgtattcatttataaacaaaagTCCGTTTATGAagttaattcttcatttagtTTAGGATCCTTATATActccttattatttgattgtaTCCTTATTTCTTCGACCTTATCATAATTTGAGCTATTAATCTCTTCTCTGGTTTGGGATGTGAATGCTCTAGATGGGGTTGTTACCTCTATTGGTGATATATAAGACATATTAGAATATCTTGAAGAGCaacttcttaaatattttgactgattaacaaaatttattatgacaTTTCCTTCtggattttgtaatatatttgtgtacATACTTTCAGTATTACTTTTAATGGGGACCTCCTTCTCAATCACCCAATGTTCCGGAAACTCTACTTCGCTCCATTTTATTTGTCTCCTAGTATTAATccttgaattttgtaaattcGTTTCAAAGAATACTCTTTgttcaagaattttattatcttgtgTCTTACAATTAGGATTAAGTGTATGGAGAAGTTTATAGTAAATTCTATAACATATACATAGTAATTCTGATCCaggtgtataattatatccatgGGTTTTAACATTTAACGTTAGTGCATCAAGTATATTCACATCAGACATTGATAACTGTAGAATTggataaacattaaaaaatactggACCATGGGCTAGACTAGATTGAATTATTCCTATTAGAGATTTCTTCCAGTCTAAATTCCTGGCATCTCTTAGGGCAGCTAAAAAGCTTTTTGGTAAGCCTTCTAATGTTAGAGGCTTAAAGGCTATTTGAACAAGACCAATATGTAGAAATTTATACTCTTCTTGGTAATGCCTTATCCATGGAATCCAAaagttttattactttttcttcattatcaaAAGAAATAGATTCTTCAGTAGTTTTTACTACCTGTTTAGTTTtccaaaaatcaaatcttctgaaattataaattaatctaggATTTACTTTAGGAATGGTCCATTTATTTAGTTGATGTAAGTTCCTTGTGAGTTCATACTCCTCTTTCCTAGCATTCTTAACATGactactattattatcaaataaatactgCATATTAAACAGAGGAATAAAGTACTGCTGAATTATTCAACTCAACTTCAACAacatggctctgataccatgtagCCATGATCGAAAAAActcaagaaaatttaaatccgGCCATGAGGCGGTATGAAGAACCGACCATATAGGCGGAATGTACACAAGTAGAAAGATAAATCCGACCATGTAGGCGGagtatataaaagaaaaaataaatccgaCCATGTAGGCGGTAGGAAAAATTGGCCATTCAGGCGGAATGtatcaaaagaatattttttattatgataaatataaagagaaacGAATAACATAAGAAAAGACTAAATTGGGAACCTTTTTACATTGATTTAAACTAATAGGTATGAGTTTTGGTCAGAAAATACCACATTAAAGCCCAAAATCAACGCCAAAGAACGGCAAAATCGGGCAGTAATGGCAAGGCCGACCTCATTCATACCCATAATTTAAACCGACGACCCAGAGAGTCTTATCATTAAGTTCCTTCAATTTCTCCTTATCTTCATcagtaatgaaaaatactctttatatatatatatatatatagccatgctATCTCCGTTATAGTTGAATAATTCAGCAGCAGCAATTAGCCTTGCATTAggctaaaaaaaatagaaacaagaatgaaaataacaaatgCAGAAAGTTAAATAAGAGAACTCCCAGGTGGTTTGTAACCCTTCTTATGCCAAatgaaacttttttataactaaggaaagagaaagaaattataagtGCAAGTGCCTCTGCTTCAACACATGAAGGCTTCCGAGGGCTCTCTCAAAAAGGGGGGGAAAAggttatatttataaccaGATGGTTCGAACTTGAAACCATTTTTTCACGTCCGCATGGCCTTCATCTGCCAAGTGTCGTTTCATTGTCGACACGTGTCATTTGGTCAATTCCGTTAACTTGCCCTACactttatttcttcataagTCTGGAGACGCTACTTCCTTCTGATTCTGATCTCGATTGCTTGAGGTCCTCTTTGTCTTCAGATGATTTTGAaatgtccattttttattttctttttaacgtCTCCCGAATTCTTTAAATAGATTATCAAGAAATTCTTCTTGagaaaatttctcaaatgGATTCTGAGATTCCTCAGcgagatatgaaaatttattttctccatttttgctGGAGGTCTCCATGGGAGAAACAATTCCCGAaagattctttttcaaattattttgcatttacTTGAGGTATTCCTCAATCATTTGGTCTTTCGTGATTACCCTTTTTTTATTCAGAATTTTTTGGGAGATATGTTCAAAAGGATTGGGTACTGCAAGAACTttatattcttgtaatttttcttccatCTCATTGATAATTTCTTGACCATAATATTTCTTGGTCTCTGGATCAATTTGCATCAATTtgttccaaaattttgaacaaaaccTCCTTTTTATGCATGGAATTTTCTGTAGGGTAATTCCTACCTCTGGTAGCCATTTCCAGATCCATGAGATAGAAAATtccataaagaaataaattaaagccAATCCTTCAATCCATTTCCTTGATTTTTctacttatattatttttggcgAATAATTCAGCCATTCCGTATAATATTCTTGGAAGATTTCAGAAAGAATAGAAATTGATGGACCAAAACTTATCCACCATTGGAATACCCAATTAGGTATTTCTTGTTGGAAAACCAAcggataaattttaaaaaatcgtgtatgttttttttataattttcataaaaaaaagcCTTATTAAATGCCTTAACATAGTCTCACTAGTTAaactttattgtatttttttactcTGGGtgaaagtattctttttctcctaATGGGTTGATTCCCCATTCTACAGcagtgataaattttttaattatttctttggaataattaaattccTTTCCATTGCTAGAAaatgtgtgattaatttcaaCACTTTGAGTTGCTTTAAGGATACATTCATAATGTGCCCTAAGTTTATATGACCCTGCTGGAAAAGATGCAACATTAAGATACCTTTTCATTAGATACCATGAGTCTTTTTCCCACCTTAAATCATCATTCTCaagaagtataattatttcatggtgttcactaaatttgtaattaattaattcatcttcatcttcttgcaCCATTTTTGCATAAGATGCTGATGATTCAtcaattgttaatttttatgttcttttttaaattcaagaaattgttTGAAGAGTTCATTCTCTTCTTTagggatgttattaaattttcctaTTCCTGAAACATTTTCTCTTACTAAGACCCTATTCCTATGTCTGACAATATCACCAGCTCGAAACCTACCTCCTCTCTGAGTGAAAGATTCAAAACctagaaaacataaacaaacaacACTCATGCATGTCTTGGTATAATTATCATGGATTCAGACACCACCCACCCCCACAAACAACACATAAAAGACgacaacatcatcatcatcaaatctTTACTGCATGCAAGTAGTCTTTTGTACCTTATGCACTGAATTGATTGCTGCCTATCTCCATGTATTAATTGCAAATGATGCGTGAATGTTAGACAAACGACGCGcagatattaatataaaggAACAGGGCGGGCGTATATTAAATACGTGCGAAACATTAATTCGATCTTAATACCAGAAACTAtagaacaagaagaagaagaagatgcagATTAAGGGTGTACCCAAAACAGCGGCAAGCATTTGGACTTTGTGGGGTGATGGAACAATGTCAGGGCCACAATCGGCAAACACTTGCTTGCAAGAATCGTAAAGCCTTTGAACCGGAGACAGTCTCTTCTGCCTCCTCCGCTTTCTCTTCTTCGACTCATCATTGCCCTTTCCACCACCCTCCTTTTGCTCACTTCCCATTAATTATTCGAACACAGACAAAATTAATCTGAAGCGGGTACTTAATTGAAGAAATGCAAAAACTATGAACTGAGGAAACAGGTAGACGACTTTTTCACATAGGAGAATTCAAGAAAAGTAGAGAGTGTTTTCGTAGTAGTTTGTACAGAAGAGAAGCAAAAGGTTTGATGGAGATGTGAAATTCAATTCTGCAACTCGTCTTAATTTGCAGCGTTGGAGAATGtacataactatatatatatataggggagGGGTGGGGTAGGGGTAgccatatatgtatatatgtagagTTGGTTTTAGAGGGAGAGGGGAAAAGAAAACCATGGGCAGCTTAAACCAATGGGCTAAGAAGAACAGCGGATTGTTTTGGGTGAATTGAAGgacaatttttagtttatagaaaaaattaatacaagagTGTCTTTAATTACCCATTTTTCGTACGGatggcttttcttttttatataagtataaaaatagtGTACATAGCACGCTCATgtatatttatgtacataattaatatGGATAAGAAGAAACAGAAACCGGGTCATGTACACTGCTCATCTTGCCGACTGTTGTTGATTTCTACGGTGAGAATCGCTAATTTGCCCACTGattgttcttcattttcaGAAGAGGAGTTCTCCATAATTGTCATTCTACCCCTGAgttctcaaaattcacaaTTGCGCCCCGCATACCTCATATCTACATATCAATTTTGTTGACTCAactatagttataattattgttatgatAAAATCATACGTAATTCTTTTATGACCCTAACTTTTGATTGCAAATCCCATAGATGaaaattgatgtaataattTGTCATTTATGATAGGGTCCCTCtctgttaaaaattaatggagAGGGCATGCCACATGTCTAAAATGTGAGtgttttttctatatatatatatatatatatataataataataccttttaatattattttatatttataaaagtctattttgtctttttttatgtatgagagaaaataaatattttagtttagataaattttaataatatatatatattattaattaatttaatttattatataactttaatatattttaattaactacatttatttatgaaatatattaactacatataaaaatacttaaaatgtatataaagcttttaaaagttcaaatataaattaacaaatcacaataaaaaacaaataaactaaaattcacttttcaaataaaaatgttatataatataatgaaagtcaaacaattatatattattaactaaattaatttgttatttaatttaagtatattttagtaattaatatttttatttataaaatataatattaaatatcaaaatatcaaacaattatatcaatttttgaagttatattatttattataaatatataaagtttcAGCTAAAACcaccaatatatatttaaattaaaattttaatatttttgttatatttattttttttatttttttttaaataataataataatactttttggTGCCGTCTTCTCCGTTGGCCGCCTCATCTCGAAGATGGAGATATTGCCCTTCTTCCTTTGGGCAACGATTGCCTAGATCTAGAGTGTTCGCGTTGAATCGCTGCTCTCTTCTAGAAAGGGCGATTGAACAAGGCGACACAAGGTCGCCCCTTCCCTTTAGTGGCGATGAGGATACAATTGCCTAATTTGGGCGAAGCCCACAATCGCCAcctgcaaatatatatatatatatatatatatattatatagcatatatataatatttatatataaataaaaaatatatttgaaattatgtaatatctgttaattttttaataattgaagatTAATAGCTATTATAAGAATGTTACGTATAATGAATAATTCAACACAAATTTTAATGCAATTAAGCTTACCGAATAAAAGAAGAGAGTGtgcatattttaaaaaatacaaaaagaataatctattttattaacaCAAAGGacttttaactaaattttgaaaatacaaagaattttatgcaattaatCTTGGATGGTACTGGTAAAATAAACGCGCAacatataattcttaatttttcaatattatttttttttcttttctccttcctTGGATAATGTGAAAATAGGTAAAAGAtcttaatgaaaatattgatatccaaaaatgattattaaaaatgaattccAATCCAGTATTCGTATATTTACTTCTTCAACTGGACGGTACAAGTTACACTTAATAGTGTGGTGATAAGCTTTCGAAAAcgatttaaaaaatgtaacaaaAGTTTCTCAGACTTATACATAGAACTTCTATATTAAGGATGAATAACTAAAAAGTAGCAGCAGCTAGCAATTACCAAATAACAATACCCAGCATTCAATTGATACAatccttttataataaatatatatatataagcgtCAACAATTTTGTTGTACATCAGATCAGATAAATTTATGGGCAGACATACATTCATCAGTATCAATAGAAAACTTTTCCCTCCAGCTAATAGATCATAAATCACACGGCTTATTCATGAAAGTTGAACAAAGAGCAAAATGAATGCCCTCCGCAGctgaaataaatcaagaaaggCGAGAacaaatttacagaaaaacaTCACGGTGGACTGCGGACATGGTAGTAGTAGTTATCAAACAGTGTTTCTCGATcgtgtattaaaatataaaaacaacacTATCGTGCACTCTGGACTTCTGGTTTTGAGCAACACACTCAGATATCCACATCAAATTTCTGATCTCCTGCTCTCTCAACCTCATGTATGCAAAAAACACACCATAATGGAACTGCAGTGCACCACAATAGGATTACTGATTGAGTTAATCATCCAAATAGGGCACCAAGATTCTAAAGTTTACTATATGTACAGCAGTCAATTTCAACAGCAAGCTTTGACAAATAAACAAACCTGCTGCTCAAATGCTAAGCAAAGTCGTTTTACTTCCTCTTCATAGAAGGCCTTGTCAAGCATCTGACTCTCTCCATAGGATAACTTAGAAAATATGGACTGATAAGGAGGATACTTTTCCATGGCCGCACGCACCTAGAAACGTTGAATAAATGAAATCAAGAGAATGGAAGTtggttttatatataagaataaggAAAGCAAGacaacaaacaagaaaaacagaacAGACAAAATGGACCGGATGCACGCATTGGAACTCTGGCAGTCCAATACTCTCTGGCAAGCCCAGCGCAGCTTATTTGACAACGTAACTATGCTACAATTTCAAAATGGATACTAATGGGTCCTCgcatataaaattcaatacacATTTACTTTCTCCTTCCCTCTACACCTCCAAATAAACCCAACTAGCAGGAAAATTACAAGAGCAAATAAGTAACCAATAAACTCAAAAACTTGACACGAAAATATTGTGAATCAATTTGCCCATTCTTTTTAAGGTGTGTGTATATTTGTCTCTTCAATCCAGTTCCACTAAAGAATTGCACCACTACCCGATCCCCTGCCCCCACAACCACCCCAACCCCATAGGAGGAGAAGCCGTGCCAAATCAGGGTTGATATATAGTTGGATTTTGCATAACAATGCAACAAGAAAACTAAGTAAAATATGAGAATATGAATAATACTATCAAGTACCTGATCTATATCTTCACAGACGGCAAGCTCCTCATGACCATAAGGATATCTATCAGAAAACTGCATTGTCAGTGACAGGAAAATGAAGCtccaaaaaagtatattatctAACTCTCTGGATTAGTAAAGAGTGGTAAAAAGCCCTTACAGCAAGCCAAAATTAGAATACAATTTCCTACGATCATCTCGAGTGAGCTCAGTGCCAATACTGCGATAAAAGGCATATGAAAGGGTTAGAAACTAATCCGATCAACAAGTATGTATAATACTATTTTCAATGGTTTTTGACAGTAACGAACCTGTTTATCGTGATATTAACAGCCCTTCTGTCAGCTTCAAAGGCTAGGAGGTCAGACATAATCTCTGCAGTGGCACCGCCAAGTGTCTACTAGCAAATTCTTATGTTAGAGGAGATTACCAGAACAGAGACTAATTTACTTCCaataaaaatggaaagaaaactTTTGACTATTCCAAAATCACCATTGTACCTTGCAAAATCTGTAAAAGTCTTCAAGGTATGCCTTGTAGAGAGTATTCctcataatttcaatattcatGTCATCTAAGTCCTGCAAAAGTATCCATAGAGACAGCACACATGTCAAAACCATGTGCCAGCCTTGTCTTCACTCAACGTATACtaacaaaacaaataactttttataatcCCAATATAACATGAATTTTCTACCCATTTCTGCATTCTTTCTTATGTTCAATGAGTTAGAAGGTACTATATCGTTATGTAAATATTGtcttatcaataatttaagaCGTACAGTAATCCTACAAGGCAAGGCAGATTGGTCATTACGCAGTTTCTTAAGCAACCAAACAGTCTTGGAGCCAATCAATCAACAATATGCAGAACAATCATCAGATTGGCCTTCTTCACCTTCTAGACATGTTCCATAAATAAGAGCACTACCGCCTAAGATGCATAATTCTGACAAGTTCACTTAATAATATTACCAAATAAACAGATCTAAGAATCATAATGACAAGGGCATgaatagtataattatgatGACAAATATGATGACAGATCACGGCACACCAAAATCCGTACCTTCATAACAAAAACAATCCGATCTCagaaaagtatatatatatgtaaagaaaaaaaagtagtacAGCAGTAGGGACCTCTGAAGTAATGCATTCGGAGAAGTATGGAGCCAGGGGCGTGTCAACAAGCACCAGTCTGTAAAGCTCCCTCATATTCTGGGCAACTGCTAGAGTAGCAATGCTATAGAAATAAAtggttaatttataatatagtacaAATTCTTTATAGGCTAAAATGTCTGATTAAGGTAGAATACCTGTCAAACATCCCTAAAGGGTGGCATTTCTCCAACAATTCCTGAACATCTCTCTCGTGCAATGTTCCAGTTACGATTAGCACAACATTGTCAATCATGTGCCCAtatctaaataataaaaaaatgtttcatACGAAATGTATACCTTTATCAAACTTGAAAGTAGAAAACCACTAGTAGGAAAATGTTTAAACAAAAGTGGACAAACTGTGTCCAGTACTAAAAGCAAGGTCACAACCTTGAGAGccataattcttttaatactAGACATAATTTTCTGTGTCTATCATAAGCTT encodes:
- the LOC105167671 gene encoding V-type proton ATPase subunit d1-like — protein: MYGFEALTFNIHGGYLEAIVRGYRSGLLTAADYNNLCQCETLDDIKMHLSATEYGSYLQNEPSPLHTTTIVEKCTLKLVDEYKHMLAQATEPLSTFLEYITYGHMIDNVVLIVTGTLHERDVQELLEKCHPLGMFDSIATLAVAQNMRELYRLVLVDTPLAPYFSECITSEDLDDMNIEIMRNTLYKAYLEDFYRFCKTLGGATAEIMSDLLAFEADRRAVNITINSIGTELTRDDRRKLYSNFGLLYPYGHEELAVCEDIDQVRAAMEKYPPYQSIFSKLSYGESQMLDKAFYEEEVKRLCLAFEQQFHYGVFFAYMRLREQEIRNLMWISECVAQNQKSRVHDSVVFIF